GAAGCTAAGCTGTTACAGTACTAGTACTATAATAAGGTACGCCAAAGTAGTATTTTGTGTGCAATGGCTGacttacacatgtttataacatatatacatattatactagTCAACAAGAATGAGTACAGTAAAAATACAGAAAGCATCAAATTTCAACAACACTGATGTcaacaactgatgaatattCTGAGCTAATGTTCACATGGCCATGCTTTTGCTACCAAACTGCACTGACTGTGAGGTGGAGGTatgtttttaacataaaatatgaagtcTAACATTCACAAACTTCCTCACTAGTTTCTGCAATATAGGATGACAAGTGGGCAGTTGACGTGGCATATCAATATTCAATATAAATGGCATATCAATATCAATCTTCCAAATCGCTTGGATGCTTGACCCCGTGTCTGAAGTAACAGCAACAACTTTCAGACCAATACCGCTTGCATGTGTTATGACATCAATAATAAGAGAAACTAGACTGTCCCGGAAATAGATTCACCAGTGAGATGGAATGCGATAATTTGTTTCCATATTTTAGTAATTCCTGCAAAGATACAGCCAACACTTGGattcaaagtacatgtaatattaGTGGTAAAACTGCAGACACAAAAAAGAAAGTAATAAATGCAAGAAACTAACCTCACCAACCTCCAAATATAACCACTAAACTATGACTAGCAAGGCCACTATGGCCAGGTAATGTCACTCCTCCTATTACGGAGCTGTTGCTAGCATCATACTCAAGGGCTTCAGTAATCTCCATCTCATCCAACACAAGGCAACACTGTCGACCCCTCTCATCCATACTCGCAGCCTAAATAAAAGAAGCTTGTAAATGCAATATGCAAAATACTATATGCTATTTTTATTAACTTCAATAATAACACAAATGCAAAGCAATACAACAGATAAGAAAACTTTGGTAATATACCAATAAAAAAACATGACAAAAAACAATAGTGGTACTATACAAACAACTAAACTTATGAATAGCATttatgataattataaaatgtattcTAACAACTAACAGCAataattacaatgacaataagaaTACCAACATGGTTTAAAACCCGATATACATATAACAAgatagttttatattatattttggcTAACCTCACAAAGTTTAGAAGAAACAGTTTGCCGCAGAAGTTTTGGATTCCTTTTGCTACTTCCATAATCCAACCTGTAATTTTCACATCGAcactgtttaaataaaataataagaaattACTCCGTTCACATAGGCCAGCCATGGCTGTGAATAATAGTCTACAACCATCTTTAGCTTTCCTACT
The sequence above is drawn from the Watersipora subatra chromosome 5, tzWatSuba1.1, whole genome shotgun sequence genome and encodes:
- the LOC137396669 gene encoding uncharacterized protein — protein: MVNCWAVRYSRQISVRLTGFQFSKDIKRRNAWIVIVGRLDYGSSKRNPKLLRQTVSSKLCEAASMDERGRQCCLVLDEMEITEALEYDASNSSVIGGVTLPGHSGLASHSLVVIFGGW